In one window of Nocardiopsis aegyptia DNA:
- a CDS encoding cystathionine beta-synthase, whose product MRVHDSLIDLVGDTPLVRLKKVTEGLAPTILAKVEYFNPGGSVKDRIALRMVEAAEKSGKLKPGGTIVEPTSGNTGIGLAMIAQEKGYRCVFICPDKVGPDKLSVLRAYGAEVVVCPTTVAPDHPDSYYSVSDRMAAEIPGAWKPNQYENMNNPESHYHSTGPEIWEQTEGRITHFVAGIGTGGTISGTGRYLKEVSGGSVRVIGADPEGSVYSGGSGRPYLVEGVGEDIWPGTYDTSVCDDIVAVSDKDSFLMTRRLAREEALLVGGSCGLAVEAALKVAEDAGPDDVIVVLLPDGGRGYLGKIFNDEWMADYGFLSTATEEATAGQVLAEKGGEMPDFVHSHPDETVGTAVAIMREYGVSQLPVMKEEPPVMAAEVVGSVAERDVLDALFDGRAELDDLVETHMGPPLSTVGTGTPVSDCARLLRSSGALVVLRDGRPVGILTRQDLLAHLSG is encoded by the coding sequence ATGCGGGTACACGATTCACTGATCGATCTGGTCGGGGACACCCCGCTCGTCCGTCTGAAGAAGGTCACGGAAGGTCTGGCGCCGACGATCCTGGCCAAGGTCGAGTACTTCAACCCCGGCGGTTCGGTGAAGGACCGCATCGCGCTGCGGATGGTGGAGGCGGCCGAGAAGAGCGGGAAGCTCAAGCCCGGCGGCACGATCGTCGAACCCACCTCCGGCAACACCGGGATCGGGTTGGCGATGATCGCGCAGGAGAAGGGCTACCGCTGCGTCTTCATCTGCCCGGACAAGGTGGGGCCGGACAAGCTCTCCGTGCTGCGGGCCTACGGCGCGGAGGTCGTGGTCTGCCCGACCACGGTCGCCCCCGACCACCCGGACTCCTACTACTCGGTCTCGGACCGGATGGCCGCGGAGATCCCCGGCGCGTGGAAGCCCAACCAGTACGAGAACATGAACAACCCGGAGTCGCACTACCACTCCACCGGCCCCGAGATCTGGGAGCAGACCGAGGGCCGGATCACGCACTTCGTGGCGGGCATCGGGACCGGCGGCACCATCAGCGGGACCGGCCGCTACCTCAAGGAGGTCTCCGGGGGCAGCGTGCGCGTGATCGGCGCCGACCCCGAGGGCTCGGTGTACTCGGGCGGGTCGGGCCGCCCGTACCTGGTCGAGGGCGTGGGCGAGGACATCTGGCCGGGGACCTACGACACGTCCGTGTGCGACGACATCGTGGCGGTCAGCGACAAGGACTCCTTCCTGATGACCCGGCGCCTGGCGCGCGAGGAGGCCCTGCTGGTGGGCGGCTCCTGCGGCCTGGCGGTCGAGGCCGCGCTGAAGGTGGCCGAGGACGCGGGCCCCGACGACGTCATCGTCGTCCTGCTGCCGGACGGCGGCCGCGGCTACCTGGGCAAGATCTTCAACGACGAGTGGATGGCGGACTACGGGTTCCTGTCCACCGCGACGGAGGAGGCCACGGCCGGGCAGGTGCTGGCGGAGAAGGGCGGGGAGATGCCCGACTTCGTGCACTCCCACCCGGACGAGACGGTCGGGACGGCCGTGGCGATCATGCGCGAGTACGGCGTCTCGCAGCTGCCGGTGATGAAGGAGGAGCCGCCGGTCATGGCGGCCGAGGTGGTCGGCTCGGTGGCCGAGCGCGACGTGCTGGACGCGCTCTTCGACGGGCGCGCCGAGCTCGACGACCTGGTGGAGACCCACATGGGCCCGCCGCTGTCCACGGTGGGAACGGGCACCCCGGTCAGCGACTGCGCGCGCCTGCTGCGTTCGTCGGGCGCCCTGGTGGTGCTGCGCGACGGGCGCCCGGTGGGCATCCTCACTCGTCAGGACCTGCTCGCGCACCTGTCCGGGTAG
- a CDS encoding GDSL-type esterase/lipase family protein, with amino-acid sequence MLRAARARRIAAATAFGGGGITLVGGGTLALLYLQVKLARRAVGVTEWQRPKVNGVYGDGPGTPLRMLMIGDSTAAGFAVPEAAQTPGVLLASGLAAAADRRVRLRCTASPGAASANLAAQIAHSGALDPASHYDVAVIFIGANDVIRRVRPNDAVAQLREATAALVEHGTAVVVATCPDLGTVRPIGWPLRSVARRASRQLAAAQTIAVTEAGGRTVSLSDLLADDFRSDPATMFGPDRFHPSARGYAQAASAVLPSACAALGLLPELDEAERTSGLLPVDQAAVMAADTPGTEVAPADPARGGGRGRARWTALVSLPFRGRERDPGPSGPTDGRSGGQVPDPRSDPDSAASPGDAGDGAAHAGVTAPTDTARHQGNHRDDTRRQTPGGSETGPTG; translated from the coding sequence ATGCTGCGAGCCGCTCGCGCACGGCGCATTGCGGCGGCCACCGCGTTCGGCGGGGGCGGCATCACCCTGGTCGGCGGCGGCACCCTGGCGCTCCTGTACCTGCAGGTCAAGCTCGCCAGACGCGCGGTGGGCGTTACCGAGTGGCAGCGGCCGAAGGTCAACGGGGTCTACGGCGACGGCCCCGGCACCCCGCTGCGCATGCTGATGATCGGCGACTCCACCGCCGCGGGCTTCGCGGTTCCCGAGGCCGCCCAGACGCCCGGCGTGCTGCTCGCCTCGGGACTGGCCGCCGCGGCCGACCGCCGGGTCCGGCTGCGCTGCACCGCCTCCCCCGGCGCCGCCTCGGCCAACCTCGCCGCGCAGATCGCGCACTCCGGCGCCCTGGACCCCGCTTCCCACTACGACGTGGCGGTGATCTTCATCGGCGCCAACGACGTCATCCGCCGGGTCCGGCCCAACGACGCCGTCGCGCAGCTGCGCGAGGCGACCGCCGCGCTCGTGGAGCACGGCACCGCCGTCGTGGTGGCGACCTGCCCCGACCTGGGCACGGTCCGCCCCATCGGCTGGCCGCTGCGCTCGGTGGCGCGCCGCGCCTCGCGCCAGCTCGCCGCCGCCCAGACCATCGCGGTCACCGAGGCGGGCGGGCGCACCGTCTCCCTGAGCGACCTGCTCGCCGACGACTTCCGGTCCGACCCCGCCACCATGTTCGGGCCGGACCGCTTCCACCCCTCGGCCCGCGGCTACGCCCAGGCGGCCTCCGCCGTCCTGCCCTCGGCCTGCGCCGCGCTGGGCCTGCTGCCGGAGCTGGACGAGGCCGAGCGCACCTCGGGCCTGCTGCCCGTGGACCAGGCCGCGGTCATGGCCGCCGACACGCCCGGTACCGAGGTCGCACCCGCCGATCCGGCCCGCGGCGGCGGGCGCGGCCGCGCCCGCTGGACCGCGTTGGTGAGCCTGCCCTTCCGCGGCCGGGAACGGGACCCCGGACCGAGCGGGCCGACGGACGGACGATCGGGCGGACAGGTGCCCGACCCGCGGTCCGACCCGGACTCCGCCGCCTCCCCGGGCGACGCCGGGGACGGGGCGGCGCACGCCGGTGTCACCGCCCCCACCGACACCGCGCGCCATCAGGGAAACCACCGTGACGACACGCGAAGGCAGACCCCGGGTGGCAGCGAAACCGGCCCAACAGGTTAA
- a CDS encoding acetyl-CoA C-acetyltransferase: MPEAVIVATARSPIGRAFKGSLKDLRPDDITAQIVGAALAKVPELDPKQIDDLMLGCGLPGGEQGFNMARIVAVQLGLDTVPGTTVTRYCSSSLQTTRMAYHAIKAGEGDVFVSAGVEMVSRFANGSSDNPENENPLFDDAKARTVKRAEGGAETWTDPRENGALPDAYIAMGQTAENVAQITGVSRERQDEFAVRSQNLAEKSLDNGFWEREITPVTLPDGTVVSTDDGIRRGTTYEKVSGLKPVFRPDGTVTAGNACPLNDGASAVVIMSDTKAAQLGLTPLARIVSTGVTGLNPEIMGLGPVEASRQALARANMAIGDIDLVEINEAFAAQVLPSADQLGIDVDGQLNVNGGAIAIGHPFGSTGARITGTLLNGLAFHDKTFGLETMCVGGGQGMAAVFERLS; encoded by the coding sequence ATGCCCGAAGCAGTCATCGTCGCCACAGCACGCTCCCCGATCGGCCGCGCCTTCAAGGGCTCGCTCAAGGACCTGCGCCCGGACGACATCACCGCGCAGATCGTCGGCGCCGCGCTGGCCAAGGTGCCCGAGCTCGACCCCAAGCAGATCGACGACCTGATGCTCGGCTGCGGCCTGCCCGGCGGTGAGCAGGGCTTCAACATGGCCCGCATCGTCGCCGTCCAGCTCGGTCTGGACACCGTGCCCGGCACGACCGTCACCCGCTACTGCTCCTCCTCCCTCCAGACCACCCGGATGGCCTACCACGCCATCAAGGCGGGCGAGGGCGACGTGTTCGTCTCCGCCGGCGTGGAGATGGTCAGCCGCTTCGCCAACGGCAGCAGCGACAACCCGGAGAACGAGAACCCGCTCTTCGACGACGCCAAGGCCCGCACCGTCAAGCGCGCCGAGGGCGGCGCCGAGACCTGGACCGACCCCCGCGAGAACGGGGCCCTGCCCGACGCCTACATCGCGATGGGCCAGACGGCGGAGAACGTCGCCCAGATCACCGGCGTCTCCCGCGAGCGCCAGGACGAGTTCGCCGTCCGCTCGCAGAACCTCGCCGAGAAGTCCCTGGACAACGGTTTCTGGGAGCGCGAGATCACCCCGGTGACCCTCCCGGACGGCACCGTGGTCAGCACCGACGACGGCATCCGCCGCGGCACCACCTACGAGAAGGTCTCCGGCCTCAAGCCGGTGTTCCGCCCCGACGGCACGGTGACCGCGGGCAACGCCTGCCCGCTCAACGACGGCGCCTCCGCGGTCGTCATCATGAGCGACACCAAGGCCGCCCAGCTGGGCCTGACCCCGCTGGCCCGCATCGTCTCCACCGGCGTCACCGGCCTGAACCCCGAGATCATGGGCCTGGGCCCGGTCGAGGCCTCCCGGCAGGCGCTGGCCCGCGCCAACATGGCCATCGGCGACATCGACCTGGTCGAGATCAACGAGGCCTTCGCCGCGCAGGTGCTGCCCTCCGCCGACCAGCTCGGCATCGACGTCGACGGCCAGCTCAACGTCAACGGCGGCGCCATCGCCATCGGCCACCCGTTCGGCAGCACGGGCGCGCGCATCACCGGCACGCTCCTCAACGGTCTGGCCTTCCACGACAAGACCTTCGGTCTGGAGACCATGTGCGTCGGCGGCGGCCAGGGCATGGCGGCCGTCTTCGAGCGCCTGAGCTGA